A genome region from Arachis duranensis cultivar V14167 chromosome 8, aradu.V14167.gnm2.J7QH, whole genome shotgun sequence includes the following:
- the LOC107463136 gene encoding potassium channel AKT1-like, giving the protein MRRRGKKVFARLCGGIRGGDDDEDEEDTFPESQRRDHIAEFDYEGSQYSLAGLPLPSLGSTSHRLKLRPYIVSPFNHHYRLWQTFLVFLVFYNAWVCPFEFAFLNQKMVAIFIADNVVNGFFAVDIVLTFFVAYLDKTTYLLVDDKSLIALRYAKSWLALDVISTIPSEVAHRFLPAALKKYAYFNMLRLWRLRRVSALFARLEKDRHYNYFWVRCSKLICVTLFAAHFAACIFHFITLNRENGQTWLSLLPEVDDHSVTSLYIASIYWSISTLTTVGYGDLHPTNTRETLFDTFYMLFNLGLTAYLIGNMTNLVVHGTSRTRKYRDTIQAVTSFAKRNKLPVLMQEQMIAHLHMKYRTDIEGLQQQEIIELLPKAIRSSISHYLFYEILEDIYLFNGVSHDLLFQLVSEMKPEYFPPKEDVILQNEAPTDFYVLVTGAVEVILKGQNRTEQVVGEIKAGELVGEVGVLCYRPQMFTVRTKRLCQLLRLSRTTFINLAHSNVGDGTIMMNNFLKHLHESQAPGMDIIFRETEAMLARGKLDLPISTCFAVNRNDDILLQRLLKKGMDPNEGDPDGRTPLHIAASKGNEKCISVLLEYDADPNIRDKEGNLPLFEALISGNDSIVKLLLEHGAVLEPADAGHLACIAVEKNSMELLKRICQYGWDVTQPTHNGTTALHTAVCEGNLQMTKFLVEKGANIDLQDATAIPPSNRKHLPNLGRYQSEPTMRSIPQTNIGQFRSPRNPEDMFFDNTKRRRNNNFNNSIFGMMSAANHNQREREASKKFNNNRWNKDDFVGRVTLSCPEKGEHAGKLVMLPNTIQELLDIGAKTFDFTAVKILTKEGAEVDDINLIRDGDHLIIAHT; this is encoded by the exons atgagaaggcGTGGAAAGAAGGTATTTGCAAGATTGTGTGGTGGTATCCGTGGTGGTGACGACGACGAGGACGAAGAAGACACCTTTCCTGAGAGCCAAAGGAGGGATCACATTGCGGAGTTTGATTATGAAGGAAGCCAATACAGCCTCGCCGGTCTTCCGCTTCCCTCGCTCGGCTCCACTTCCCACAGACTCAAGCTCCGTCCTTACATTGTTTCTCCCTTCAACCACCATTACAG ACTTTGGCAGACATTTctggtgttcttggtgttctacAATGCATGGGTTTGTCCATTTGAATTTGCATTCCTTAACCAAAAAATGGTCGCAATCTTCATAGCTGACAATGTTGTCAATGGATTCTTTGCTGTTGACATTGTTCTCACCTTCTTTGTTGCATACCTAGACAAGACTACCTATTTGCTAGTTGATGATAAAAGCCTAATTGCTTTGAGATATGCAAAATCATGGTTGGCTTTAGATGTCATCTCCACTATCCCCTCTGAAGTTGCTCATAGGTTTTTGCCCGCTGCCCTGAAAAAATATGCTTACTTCAACATGCTTCGCCTTTGGCGTCTTCGCCGAGTCAGTGCCTTGTTTGCAAG ATTAGAGAAGGACAGGCATTATAATTACTTCTGGGTTCGCTGCTCAAAACTGATCTGT GTTACATTATTCGCAGCTCATTTTGCTGCTTGCATTTTCCATTTTATCACTCTGAATCGTGAAAACGGACAAACATGGCTTTCGCTTCTTCCGGAAGTCGATGATCATAGTGTCACATCCCTCTATATAGCATCAATTTACTGGTCCATATCAACTCTTACAACGGTTGGTTATGGAGATCTACATCCTACGAACACAAGGGAGACTCTTTTTGATACTTTCTATATGCTCTTCAATCTTGGGCTAACTGCATATCTCATAGGTAACATGACAAATTTGGTCGTCCATGGGACAAGCAGAACTAGGAAATAT AGAGACACAATTCAAGCTGTGACAAGTTTTGCCAAACGGAATAAATTGCCTGTTCTCAtgcaagaacagatgattgcaCATTTGCATATGAAGTACAGAACTGATATAGAAGGGCTGCAGCAGCAAGAGATTATCGAATTACTCCCGAAAGCTATTCGTTCTAGCATCTCTCATTACCTATTCTATGAAATTTTGGAGGATATCTACTTGTTTAATGGGGTGTCACATGATCTGCTTTTTCAACTG GTCTCAGAGATGAAGCCCGAGTATTTTCCTCCAAAGGAAGATGTGATTTTGCAGAATGAAGCACCAACAGACTTCTATGTATTGGTCACTGGTGCTGTG GAAGTTATTCTCAAAGGACAGAATAGAACTGAACAG GTAGTTGGTGAGATAAAGGCAGGAGAATTAGTTGGAGAAGTCGGAGTTTTATGTTACAGGCCCCAGATGTTTACAGTTCGGACCAAACGATTGTGCCAACTTCTGCGCTTGAGCCGGACTACATTTATAAATCTTGCTCACTCCAATGTTGGAGATGGGACAATTATGATGAACAATTTTCTCAAG CATTTGCATGAATCCCAGGCACCAGGGATGGATATAATTTTCCGAGAGACAGAGGCCATGCTGGCACGTGGTAAATTGGATTTGCCTATCAGCACATGCTTTGCAGTAAACCGAAATGATGATATATTGTTGCAACGGCTGCTGAAGAAGGGTATGGATCCAAATGAAGGCGACCCAGATGGAAGGACACCGCTG CATATTGCAGCTTCTAAAGGCAATGAGAAGTGTATATCTGTGCTTCTGGAATATGATGCTGATCCCAACATCAGAG ATAAGGAAGGAAATCTTCCACTGTTTGAAGCACTTATAAGTGGTAACGACTCCATTGTGAAACTCCTTCTGGAGCATGGTGCAGTATTAGAACCTGCCGATGCAGGCCACCTGGCATGCATTGCTGTTGAGAAAAATAGCATGGAACTGCTCAAAAGAATTTGTCAATATGGTTGGGATGTGACACAACCCACACACAATGGAACCACTGCTCTTCACACTGCAGTGTGTGAAGGAAACCTCCAAATGACAAAGTTCCTTGTCGAAAAAGGAGCCAACATTGATCTGCAAGACGCTACCGCTATTCCACCATCAAATCGCAAGCACTTGCCTAACCTTGGAAGGTACCAAAGTGAACCAACTATGCGTAGTATTCCCCAAACAAACATTGGACAGTTCCGCTCGCCACGCAATCCAGAAGATATGTTCTTTGACAATactaaaagaagaagaaacaacaaTTTTAACAATTCCATTTTTGGGATGATGTCGGCAGCTAACCATA ATCAAAGAGAGCGTGAGGCatccaaaaaatttaacaataatagGTGGAACAAggatgactttgttggcagagTGACATTAAGTTGTCCTGAAAAGGGTGAACATGCTGGAAAGCTTGTTATGCTGCCAAATACCATTCAGGAACTGCTAGATATTGGAGCTAAAACGTTTGACTTTACTGCTGTCAAAATTTTGACCAAAGAAGGAGCTGAAGTGGATGATATAAATCTTATAAGAgatggtgatcatcttattatTGCACATacatga
- the LOC127741057 gene encoding F-box/kelch-repeat protein At3g23880-like has protein sequence MMRVKRYDDLLEELIREILLRLPARTLVSLRSVCTSWRNLISAPDFTWNHLRRSCLRDPSLTPLQIAYYCRFPSVGMRVLSVQSMMENPSEPTRLDCFRGPSYYSMVGSFHGLLCMFDDDGSFKISHAMLWNPCTGFTFKSPEISGVADVRGFGYDHLSDTYKLYGIFKKEGPSGMESSTRIYTFGPTSSWRRIDDIPLVVLGVPTDDLCTFGNTTGVFFGSKKACTINWSIQHVVLYFDLGKETYGHFTLPVRESGYCTHLSVLRDCLSLCYEDTTTRRWIMWQMKEYGDPQSWTTLAMIPFHPRLRFMRHPLRPLRPLYISETDVLLALSSNFQMILYNLNDGSVDFPVIDSSNDNHHSLTNSYHYTPSFHIYHESLVSPHGLQSNSSQVLLRIMKPKPKPIIS, from the coding sequence ATGATGAGAGTGAAACGCTATGATGATCTTCTAGAAGAGCTGATCAGGGAAATCTTGCTGAGGCTTCCGGCAAGGACGCTTGTTTCCTTAAGGAGCGTCTGCACTTCATGGAGAAACCTAATCTCCGCCCCCGACTTCACCTGGAACCACCTTCGCCGTTCATGCTTACGCGATCCAAGTTTGACTCCGCTACAAATTGCTTATTACTGTAGATTCCCATCCGTCGGTATGAGAGTTCTCTCCGTACAGTCAATGATGGAGAATCCTTCTGAACCTACCAGACTCGATTGCTTCAGGGGACCAAGCTACTACAGCATGGTTGGTTCTTTCCATGGATTGTTATGCATGTTTGATGACGACGGCAGTTTTAAGATCAGTCATGCCATGTTGTGGAACCCCTGTACCGGATTCACATTCAAATCACCGGAAATCAGCGGTGTAGCCGACGTTCGTGGCTTTGGTTACGATCATCTCAGTGACACCTACAAACTTTATGGAATTTTTAAGAAGGAAGGGCCATCTGGTATGGAGTCTAGTACCAGAATTTATACATTTGGGCCAACTTCGTCATGGAGAAGAATTGATGATATCCCATTAGTCGTACTTGGTGTCCCAACTGACGACCTTTGTACTTTTGGTAATACTACCGGGGTATTTTTTGGTAGTAAGAAAGCATGCACTATTAATTGGAGTATTCAACATGTGGTTCTTTATTTTGACTTGGGTAAAGAGACTTATGGTCATTTTACCCTGCCTGTTAGGGAGTCAGGTTACTGCACCCACTTATCTGTCTTGAGAGACTGCCTTTCTCTTTGTTATGAGGATACGACAACACGACGTTGGATTATGTGGCAGATGAAGGAATACGGGGATCCTCAATCTTGGACTACATTGGCAATGATTCCCTTCCACCCGCGACTCCGTTTTATGAGACATCCTTTACGACCTTTACGACCTCTCTACATCTCGGAAACTGATGTACTTTTGGCCCTTTCTTCAAATTTCCAAATGATTTTATATAACTTAAATGATGGCAGCGTTGATTTTCCTGTGATTGACAGCTCCAATGATAACCATCATTCTTTGACTAATTCTTATCATTATACGCCGAGTTTTCATATCTACCATGAAAGCTTGGTTTCCCCACATGGTCTTCAAAGCAATTCATCCCAAGTGCTGCTACGCATCATGAAACCCAAACCCAAGCCTATTATCTCTTAA
- the LOC107463178 gene encoding protein DUF642 L-GALACTONO-1,4-LACTONE-RESPONSIVE GENE 2-like isoform X2: protein MRRLSLLLASLCVLYHVAFSFNDGQVANGNFEQGPKASDMKGTVVTKRDAIPEWEISGLVEYIKSGQKQGDMLLVVPEGAHAVRLGNGASIKQRIKVIKENYYSITFVVARTCAQNERLNVSVAPDWVVLPMQTLYSSDGWDAYAWSFQADYSLAELVIHNPRSKEEDQACGPLIDSVAIKALYPPRPTKINILKNGGFEEGPYIFPNTSWGVLIPPNIVDLSDHSPIPAWIVESLKAVKYIDSQHFSVPQGNRAVELVAGKESAIAQVVRTVVGRTYLLTFDVGDAGDSCEGPMVVEVYAAKENTKVSYESKGKGGFKLGFLKFKAISTRTRIVFLSSFYTMKSDSSLCGPVIDDVRLISVHNS, encoded by the exons ATGAGAAGACTCTCCCTTTTGTTAGCTTCGTTGTGCGTTCTATACCACGTAGCATTCTCTTTTAACGACG GACAAGTGGCAAATGGAAATTTCGAGCAAGGTCCGAAAGCGTCGGACATGAAAGGCACGGTGGTGACGAAGCGCGACGCCATACCGGAGTGGGAGATCTCCGGCTTAGTGGAGTACATAAAATCAGGTCAAAAACAAGGTGACATGTTGCTAGTAGTGCCAGAGGGTGCACATGCAGTGAGGCTTGGCAATGGTGCTTCAATCAAACAGAGAATCAAGgtcataaaagaaaattactatTCCATAACGTTTGTGGTGGCTCGCACGTGTGCACAAAATGAGAGACTCAATGTTTCTGTGGCACCAGATTGGGTTGTGTTACCTATGCAAACGTTGTATAGTAGTGACGGTTGGGATGCTTATGCTTGGTCTTTTCAAGCAGATTACTCTCTTGCTGAGTTGGTTATTCATAATCCAAGATCAAAGGAAGAGGATCAAGCTTGTGGACCACTCATTGATTCCGTTGCTATCAAAGCTCTCTACCCTCCTAGACCAACTAAAA TTAACATATTAAAGAACGGTGGATTTGAAGAAGGACCATACATATTCCCAAACACATCATGGGGTGTGCTAATTCCACCAAACATTGTAGACCTAAGTGACCACTCTCCCATACCAGCATGGATTGTAGAGTCCTTAAAAGCAGTGAAGTACATAGATTCTCAACACTTCTCTGTCCCACAAGGAAACAGAGCAGTGGAGCTTGTAGCTGGAAAAGAAAGTGCCATTGCACAAGTTGTAAGAACAGTTGTTGGCAGAACCTATCTCCTTACTTTTGATGTTGGAGATGCTGGTGATTCATGTGAAGGCCCAATGGTTGTTGAAGTCTATGCAGCAAAAGAGAACACGAAAGTGTCTTATGAATCAAAGGGTAAAGGTGGCTTCAAACTTGGGTTTCTCAAGTTTAAGGCTATTAGCACAAGAACTAGAATTGTGTTCCTCAGCTCCTTCTATACCATGAAGAGTGATTCATCTTTATGTGGCCCGGTTATTGATGATGTCAGGTTGATTAGCGTTCATAACTCTTAA
- the LOC107463178 gene encoding protein DUF642 L-GALACTONO-1,4-LACTONE-RESPONSIVE GENE 2-like isoform X1: MRRLSLLLASLCVLYHVAFSFNDDSFFHRSISKKPIDAGQVANGNFEQGPKASDMKGTVVTKRDAIPEWEISGLVEYIKSGQKQGDMLLVVPEGAHAVRLGNGASIKQRIKVIKENYYSITFVVARTCAQNERLNVSVAPDWVVLPMQTLYSSDGWDAYAWSFQADYSLAELVIHNPRSKEEDQACGPLIDSVAIKALYPPRPTKINILKNGGFEEGPYIFPNTSWGVLIPPNIVDLSDHSPIPAWIVESLKAVKYIDSQHFSVPQGNRAVELVAGKESAIAQVVRTVVGRTYLLTFDVGDAGDSCEGPMVVEVYAAKENTKVSYESKGKGGFKLGFLKFKAISTRTRIVFLSSFYTMKSDSSLCGPVIDDVRLISVHNS, encoded by the exons ATGAGAAGACTCTCCCTTTTGTTAGCTTCGTTGTGCGTTCTATACCACGTAGCATTCTCTTTTAACGACG ATTCATTTTTTCACCGGTCGATCTCTAAGAAACCAATTGATGCAGGACAAGTGGCAAATGGAAATTTCGAGCAAGGTCCGAAAGCGTCGGACATGAAAGGCACGGTGGTGACGAAGCGCGACGCCATACCGGAGTGGGAGATCTCCGGCTTAGTGGAGTACATAAAATCAGGTCAAAAACAAGGTGACATGTTGCTAGTAGTGCCAGAGGGTGCACATGCAGTGAGGCTTGGCAATGGTGCTTCAATCAAACAGAGAATCAAGgtcataaaagaaaattactatTCCATAACGTTTGTGGTGGCTCGCACGTGTGCACAAAATGAGAGACTCAATGTTTCTGTGGCACCAGATTGGGTTGTGTTACCTATGCAAACGTTGTATAGTAGTGACGGTTGGGATGCTTATGCTTGGTCTTTTCAAGCAGATTACTCTCTTGCTGAGTTGGTTATTCATAATCCAAGATCAAAGGAAGAGGATCAAGCTTGTGGACCACTCATTGATTCCGTTGCTATCAAAGCTCTCTACCCTCCTAGACCAACTAAAA TTAACATATTAAAGAACGGTGGATTTGAAGAAGGACCATACATATTCCCAAACACATCATGGGGTGTGCTAATTCCACCAAACATTGTAGACCTAAGTGACCACTCTCCCATACCAGCATGGATTGTAGAGTCCTTAAAAGCAGTGAAGTACATAGATTCTCAACACTTCTCTGTCCCACAAGGAAACAGAGCAGTGGAGCTTGTAGCTGGAAAAGAAAGTGCCATTGCACAAGTTGTAAGAACAGTTGTTGGCAGAACCTATCTCCTTACTTTTGATGTTGGAGATGCTGGTGATTCATGTGAAGGCCCAATGGTTGTTGAAGTCTATGCAGCAAAAGAGAACACGAAAGTGTCTTATGAATCAAAGGGTAAAGGTGGCTTCAAACTTGGGTTTCTCAAGTTTAAGGCTATTAGCACAAGAACTAGAATTGTGTTCCTCAGCTCCTTCTATACCATGAAGAGTGATTCATCTTTATGTGGCCCGGTTATTGATGATGTCAGGTTGATTAGCGTTCATAACTCTTAA
- the LOC107463291 gene encoding GTP-binding nuclear protein Ran-3, with product MVINPRCISILVSRRYTPQHQQINTSSSSSPSHTLMALPNQQTVDYPSFKLVIVGDGGTGKTTFVKRHLTGEFEKKYEPTIGVEVHPLDFFTNCGKIRFYCWDTAGQEKFGGLRDGYYIHGQCAIIMFDVTARLTYKNVPTWHRDLCRVCENIPIVLCGNKVDVKNRQVKAKQVTFHRKKNLQYYEISAKSNYNFEKPFLYLARKLAGDPNLHFVESPALAPPEVQIDLAAQQQHEAELAQAANQPLPDDDDDTFE from the exons atggttatAAACCCTCGTTGTATTTCCATTCTGGTTTCTCGACGCTACACACCACAACACCAACAAATTAAtacttcatcatcttcttctccttcgCATACTCTCATG GCTTTGCCGAATCAGCAAACCGTCGATTACCCTAGCTTCAAGCTCGTTATCGTCGGCGATGGTGGAACAG gaAAGACCACATTTGTGAAGAGACATCTTACTGGTGAATTCGAGAAGAAATATGAAC cAACCATTGGTGTGGAGGTCCACCCATTGGATTTTTTCACAAACTGCGGGAAGATTCGTTTCTATTGCTGGGATACTGCTGGCCAAGAGAAGTTTGGTGGTTTGAGAGATGGATATTA TATCCATGGGCAATGTGCGATCATAATGTTTGATGTCACTGCCCGGTTGACTTATAAAAACGTCCCTACTTGGCACCGTGATCTTTGCCG GGTCTGTGAAAACATCCCAATTGTTCTCTGCGGTAACAAGGTTGATGTGAAGAACAGACAAGTGAAAGCAAAGCAGGTTACcttccacaggaagaagaaTTTGCAGTACTATGAAATATCGGCCAAGAGCAACTATAACTTTGAGAAGCCTTTCCTTTACCTTGCCAGGAAGCTTGCAGG CGATCCCAACTTGCATTTCGTAGAGTCACCTGCCCTGGCTCCTCCAGAAGTTCAAATCGATTTGGCCGCGCAACAACA GCATGAAGCCGAGCTTGCTCAAGCTGCTAACCAGCCTCTtcccgatgatgatgatgacacaTTTGAGTAA